A section of the Chryseobacterium ginsenosidimutans genome encodes:
- a CDS encoding S8 family serine peptidase, with the protein MKKVLLAAVFLVGFSFSYAQEAQGVKTDQNESKDLMTWYHKDFAATKVYGINTENAYKFLESKGLKPKTVVVGVLDSGVQVDHPGLVKNVWTNPNEVPNNGKDDDGNGYIDDIHGWNFIGGKNGDIDVDNMEVTRVVAKYKSIFEGDDSTKNKANQAKMPEEFAMYMKAKELFNKNSIEGRQGLQTYTMINDLIPDMVRLLDGKAVTPENVATIKPAVQKDAIALNVLTQVSQSPDFKGKSSAEFEKLMKEQMKEAIDEFAPKAKQYDLSYDPRKEIVGDNYDDYSEKSYGNNHYEGPDAMHGTHVAGIIAGLPNGKEVQYGVASKVAKIMSVRTVPNGDERDKDVANAIRYAVDNGARILNMSFGKPVSPGKTVVWDAFKYAQDKGVLLVKAAGNENEDVAEHLAYPTNFKNVTDEKPFVNNVLVVGASTNDNNALRASFSNFNKKMVNVFAPGQEIYSTVPHNEYKYLQGTSMASPVVAGAAAVLLAYMPTLTPAQIIEALVKSSNPNTTDKFTDFSQAGGVIDLKKAAEYAYTNFYNGKSGAVKKAERSVKKTVKK; encoded by the coding sequence ATGAAAAAGGTATTATTAGCTGCTGTTTTTTTAGTGGGATTTAGTTTCTCTTATGCTCAGGAAGCTCAAGGAGTAAAAACTGACCAGAATGAAAGTAAAGATCTTATGACTTGGTATCATAAAGATTTTGCTGCAACGAAAGTTTATGGTATTAATACAGAAAATGCATATAAATTTTTAGAATCTAAAGGTCTTAAGCCAAAAACTGTCGTAGTAGGAGTTTTAGACAGCGGAGTTCAGGTAGATCATCCTGGACTGGTGAAAAATGTTTGGACAAATCCAAATGAAGTGCCAAATAATGGAAAAGATGATGATGGAAACGGATATATCGACGATATTCACGGATGGAATTTTATCGGTGGAAAAAATGGCGATATCGATGTTGATAATATGGAAGTAACGAGAGTTGTTGCCAAATATAAGTCGATTTTTGAAGGTGATGATTCTACCAAAAACAAAGCAAATCAAGCAAAAATGCCTGAAGAATTTGCAATGTACATGAAGGCTAAAGAATTGTTTAATAAAAATAGTATTGAAGGAAGACAGGGTTTACAGACATATACCATGATTAATGATCTCATTCCTGATATGGTGAGATTATTAGATGGAAAAGCAGTTACGCCTGAAAATGTTGCAACAATTAAGCCTGCAGTGCAAAAGGATGCTATTGCTCTTAATGTTTTGACTCAGGTTTCTCAAAGTCCTGATTTTAAAGGAAAATCTTCTGCAGAATTCGAAAAACTGATGAAGGAGCAAATGAAAGAGGCGATCGATGAATTTGCACCAAAAGCTAAACAATACGATCTTAGTTATGATCCAAGAAAAGAAATAGTAGGTGATAATTATGATGATTATTCTGAAAAATCTTACGGGAACAATCATTATGAAGGTCCGGATGCAATGCACGGAACACACGTTGCGGGTATTATTGCAGGTCTTCCGAACGGAAAAGAAGTTCAGTATGGTGTTGCTTCAAAAGTGGCAAAAATCATGTCTGTAAGAACAGTTCCGAACGGTGATGAAAGAGATAAAGATGTTGCAAATGCAATTAGATATGCAGTGGATAACGGTGCCAGAATTTTAAATATGAGTTTTGGTAAACCCGTTTCTCCAGGTAAAACGGTGGTTTGGGATGCCTTCAAATATGCTCAGGATAAAGGAGTTCTTTTGGTAAAAGCTGCAGGTAACGAAAATGAAGACGTTGCAGAACATCTTGCTTATCCTACCAACTTTAAAAACGTAACAGACGAAAAACCTTTTGTAAACAACGTTTTGGTAGTTGGAGCAAGTACAAATGATAATAACGCTTTAAGAGCAAGCTTCTCAAATTTCAATAAGAAAATGGTGAATGTTTTCGCTCCCGGGCAGGAAATTTATTCCACTGTTCCTCATAATGAGTACAAATATTTACAGGGAACATCAATGGCTTCGCCGGTTGTAGCAGGTGCAGCAGCGGTTTTACTGGCTTATATGCCAACTTTAACTCCAGCTCAGATTATTGAGGCTTTAGTAAAATCAAGCAATCCGAATACCACAGATAAGTTTACTGATTTCTCTCAGGCAGGAGGTGTAATTGATTTGAAAAAAGCTGCAGAATATGCTTACACGAATTTTTATAACGGAAAATCAGGTGCTGTAAAAAAGGCTGAAAGATCCGTAAAAAAGACTGTTAAAAAATAA
- a CDS encoding WbqC family protein, which yields MQNILLPVFYLPPISWFSMFLDAENEILFEQFESFPKQTFRNRTNIYGANGKLSLIIPITHNGKREFKDIEISYREDWRSLHWKSIKTAYQSSPYFEFYEDKFRKIFDLKEKNLLDFNIKALEILQQILKTEKAHSLNEEYIKNPEQINFREKFSAKLPSEFEMDEYYQTFSDKLGFIKDLSILDLICNKGPETLTYIKNIKQSY from the coding sequence ATGCAAAATATATTATTACCGGTATTTTATTTACCACCTATTTCATGGTTTTCAATGTTTTTGGATGCCGAAAACGAGATTTTATTTGAGCAGTTCGAGAGTTTTCCCAAACAAACTTTTAGAAACAGGACTAATATTTATGGAGCAAACGGAAAATTATCATTAATTATCCCTATTACCCATAATGGTAAAAGAGAATTTAAGGATATCGAAATTTCTTACCGTGAAGATTGGAGAAGTCTTCATTGGAAATCGATTAAAACAGCATATCAAAGTTCTCCTTATTTCGAATTTTATGAAGATAAATTCAGGAAAATATTTGATTTAAAAGAAAAAAATCTGTTGGATTTTAATATAAAAGCTCTTGAAATTCTTCAGCAGATTCTAAAAACAGAAAAGGCACACTCTTTGAATGAAGAATATATCAAAAATCCGGAACAGATTAATTTCAGAGAAAAATTTTCTGCAAAACTCCCTTCAGAATTTGAAATGGATGAATATTATCAGACTTTTTCCGATAAATTGGGGTTTATAAAAGACTTATCAATTTTGGACTTAATTTGTAACAAAGGACCGGAAACTTTGACTTATATTAAAAATATTAAACAATCATACTAA
- a CDS encoding OmpA family protein: protein MKFTKTYIGALFLSSALLLTSCEAVQNSNHQQRGTAVGVASGAVLGGILGNNVGKGGNGAIGAVLGGIIGGVAGNVIGNKMDKQAREIKETLPGAQVERVGDGIKITLNESIVNFDFDSSNLKAASITNLDKLAQVLINNPDTNINIYGHTDSKGADDYNMKLSERRANAVKAYLSGKGIASSRLFALGEGETMPVATNDTEEGRAKNRRVEFAITANEKMINEAKQGQ, encoded by the coding sequence ATGAAATTTACAAAAACATATATAGGAGCTCTTTTCTTATCATCAGCATTATTACTTACAAGTTGTGAAGCTGTGCAAAACTCTAATCATCAGCAAAGAGGTACAGCAGTCGGTGTTGCATCAGGAGCTGTTCTTGGTGGTATTCTTGGAAATAATGTAGGTAAAGGCGGTAATGGTGCGATTGGAGCAGTATTAGGAGGTATCATCGGTGGCGTTGCAGGTAACGTTATCGGTAACAAAATGGACAAACAGGCCAGAGAAATTAAAGAAACACTTCCTGGTGCTCAGGTAGAAAGAGTAGGAGACGGTATCAAAATTACTTTAAATGAAAGTATCGTAAACTTTGATTTTGATTCTTCAAATCTAAAAGCTGCTTCAATTACAAATCTAGATAAATTGGCTCAGGTTCTTATCAACAATCCTGATACGAATATCAATATTTACGGACACACCGACAGTAAAGGTGCAGATGATTACAATATGAAGCTTTCTGAAAGAAGAGCAAACGCTGTAAAAGCTTATTTATCAGGAAAAGGTATTGCTTCAAGCAGACTGTTCGCTTTAGGTGAAGGTGAAACAATGCCGGTAGCTACAAACGACACAGAAGAAGGCAGAGCTAAAAACAGAAGAGTAGAATTTGCTATTACTGCAAATGAAAAAATGATTAACGAAGCTAAGCAAGGACAATAA
- a CDS encoding decaprenyl-phosphate phosphoribosyltransferase: MKKYFKLLRVEQWVKNLFVFVPLFFSGNIKNLDLLTKSIFAFIIFSLAASVVYILNDYNDIEADKQHPEKRRRPMASGAISKSKAIGIFIGLIAADIALVLFAQAYFQESLWKFATIVGFYFVMNLAYTFKLKHVPIIDISIIAVGFVLRVLAGGYMTGISISQWAILLTFVLALVLAIGKRRGELINAQVSGKTRKALDGYNVQFADIALSISVTLAIMCYLMFTLSPEVQARFHERVFYTVIFVVFAFLRYLQQTLVYNRTESPTKIVYRDRYIQITLILWVAAFLIQIYFKK, encoded by the coding sequence ATGAAGAAATATTTTAAGCTGCTCCGCGTAGAGCAATGGGTGAAGAACCTGTTTGTTTTTGTCCCTCTATTTTTCTCAGGTAACATCAAAAACCTTGATTTACTTACCAAAAGTATTTTTGCTTTTATCATTTTTTCTTTGGCGGCAAGCGTTGTTTATATTCTTAATGACTATAACGACATTGAGGCAGATAAACAGCATCCGGAAAAAAGAAGAAGACCGATGGCAAGTGGTGCGATTTCCAAATCCAAGGCAATAGGTATTTTTATAGGTCTTATTGCTGCAGATATTGCACTTGTACTTTTTGCTCAGGCATACTTTCAAGAGTCTTTATGGAAATTTGCAACGATCGTAGGTTTCTATTTTGTAATGAATCTTGCGTATACTTTTAAACTAAAACATGTTCCTATTATTGATATTTCTATCATTGCAGTCGGATTTGTTTTACGAGTTTTAGCAGGAGGTTATATGACAGGAATCAGTATTTCTCAATGGGCAATCTTATTGACTTTCGTTTTGGCACTCGTTCTGGCGATTGGGAAACGACGTGGAGAATTAATTAACGCACAGGTTTCCGGCAAGACAAGAAAAGCCTTGGATGGATATAATGTTCAGTTTGCAGATATTGCACTTTCCATTTCCGTAACGTTGGCAATTATGTGTTATTTGATGTTTACTTTGTCACCGGAAGTTCAGGCAAGATTTCACGAAAGGGTTTTTTATACGGTCATCTTTGTTGTGTTTGCTTTTTTAAGGTATTTACAGCAGACTTTAGTGTACAACAGAACAGAATCTCCAACTAAGATTGTTTACAGAGACAGATACATTCAAATAACATTAATATTGTGGGTAGCTGCATTTTTAATTCAAATTTACTTTAAAAAATGA
- the lepB gene encoding signal peptidase I — MNYFLTYTVYVLILSVLMGLSTWKLFKKLGYSPLFAFIPFYNYFIILKETKHPKWWAILSYMPIVGPIMMSVFHLYLMKKFGKTLFKDQLLTVILPFIYMATVNYGKDVELEDENDLFLTDEEKNAKKKDSFLGSVTFAVVFATIIHVFVTQPFGIPTGSMERTLLVGDFLFVNKWSYGYRLPMRPLAIPFLQGTIFDSGEKGNPKDDLKSYVDGVKLPYERILQFNKPQRNDVVVFNYPQDSVHTAIDRKDPYVKRCVAVAGDTFEMRAGRLFVNGKPEVVLGDQEVQHAYTVNTGTQLDIPGLYNTYGFLPVREMQNEKSGGFVYLFQGLTDKTAKEIKTLPSVVSMEENIYPKDSATISYKLNADKTAYTKSIDTTQSIFPINKPWNQDWYGPLKIPKKGDVVTVDKESLPMYQWVISKYEHNTLENKNGKIFINGKETNKYTIQQDYYMMIGDNRDASLDARFFGFVPEENIVGKPMFTWLSIEGAFSDASSSYQANKGWFFGKTIRFDRMFKATNTGEANKTSYWWIAVMILILFFGWEYFVKLFRKKKTEDD, encoded by the coding sequence ATGAATTATTTTTTAACTTATACAGTTTATGTTCTCATTTTATCAGTATTGATGGGACTTTCCACTTGGAAACTGTTCAAGAAACTGGGGTATAGTCCGCTATTCGCTTTTATACCTTTCTACAATTATTTCATCATTTTAAAAGAAACGAAACATCCGAAATGGTGGGCTATTTTATCGTATATGCCAATTGTAGGACCAATTATGATGTCTGTTTTTCATTTATATTTGATGAAAAAATTCGGCAAAACTCTTTTCAAAGATCAGTTACTTACGGTAATTCTTCCGTTCATCTATATGGCGACGGTAAATTATGGTAAAGATGTTGAGTTAGAAGATGAAAATGATTTATTCTTAACAGACGAAGAAAAAAATGCAAAAAAGAAAGATTCTTTCTTGGGATCTGTAACTTTTGCGGTAGTTTTCGCAACAATTATCCACGTTTTTGTGACGCAGCCTTTCGGGATTCCTACAGGATCTATGGAGAGAACTTTGTTGGTGGGTGATTTCCTTTTTGTAAATAAATGGAGCTACGGATACAGACTTCCGATGCGTCCTTTAGCAATACCTTTCTTACAGGGAACGATTTTCGATTCCGGTGAAAAAGGAAACCCGAAAGATGATCTGAAATCTTATGTTGATGGTGTTAAGTTGCCTTATGAAAGAATTTTACAATTCAACAAACCTCAGAGAAATGATGTAGTAGTTTTTAACTATCCTCAAGATTCTGTACATACAGCGATTGACAGAAAAGATCCTTATGTAAAAAGATGTGTGGCTGTAGCAGGTGATACTTTCGAAATGAGGGCAGGAAGACTTTTTGTAAACGGAAAGCCTGAAGTGGTTTTAGGAGATCAGGAGGTTCAGCATGCTTACACTGTTAATACAGGGACTCAATTAGACATTCCAGGCTTATATAATACGTACGGATTCTTACCTGTAAGAGAAATGCAGAACGAAAAAAGCGGTGGGTTTGTTTATTTGTTCCAGGGACTTACAGATAAAACAGCAAAAGAGATCAAAACTTTGCCGAGCGTAGTGAGCATGGAGGAAAATATTTATCCTAAAGACTCTGCTACGATTTCATATAAATTAAATGCTGATAAAACAGCTTATACAAAAAGTATTGATACAACCCAATCTATTTTCCCGATCAACAAACCTTGGAATCAGGATTGGTACGGTCCTTTGAAAATACCTAAAAAGGGTGATGTTGTTACGGTTGATAAGGAATCTCTTCCAATGTATCAGTGGGTTATTTCTAAATATGAACATAACACTTTAGAGAATAAAAACGGAAAAATTTTCATTAACGGAAAAGAAACGAATAAATATACTATTCAACAAGATTATTACATGATGATAGGAGACAACAGAGATGCTTCATTAGATGCAAGATTCTTTGGCTTCGTTCCTGAAGAGAATATTGTTGGAAAGCCAATGTTTACTTGGCTAAGTATTGAAGGAGCATTTTCGGATGCGAGTTCTTCTTATCAAGCAAACAAAGGTTGGTTTTTTGGGAAAACTATTCGTTTTGACAGAATGTTTAAAGCTACAAACACGGGAGAAGCTAACAAAACTTCTTACTGGTGGATCGCTGTAATGATTCTTATTTTATTCTTCGGATGGGAGTATTTTGTAAAATTATTCAGAAAGAAAAAAACAGAAGACGATTAG
- the lepB gene encoding signal peptidase I — protein MFKNKIFNRVLLTGSFIVTLIIIAKLSGVLQYAYVPQAGGEPNIKRKSFVIITNILPYEKFKLLTYNQDTKEFGKGIYVQRFVGATGDKIQIKNGNLFVNNKLADNGFNLKHSYKIDRAFVNELMFKGTSENEFFQIDADHFITQLSKDELNDSFFYERFMNPNPDQEIVKVYHKNWNADNFGPVTIPPGKVFFLGDNRNASLDSRYIGFVDENEITGRIIYPKN, from the coding sequence ATGTTTAAAAATAAAATATTTAATAGGGTTCTTCTTACGGGAAGCTTTATTGTAACGCTTATAATTATTGCAAAACTCTCCGGGGTTTTGCAATATGCTTATGTACCTCAGGCTGGAGGTGAACCGAATATTAAAAGAAAGTCATTTGTGATTATTACCAATATTCTTCCTTACGAAAAATTTAAATTATTGACCTACAACCAGGATACTAAAGAATTTGGTAAAGGAATTTATGTTCAAAGATTTGTAGGTGCTACAGGAGATAAGATTCAAATTAAAAATGGTAATTTATTTGTAAATAACAAATTAGCAGATAATGGATTCAATCTTAAACATTCCTATAAAATAGATAGGGCTTTTGTAAATGAATTGATGTTTAAAGGTACTTCGGAAAATGAATTCTTTCAGATTGATGCTGATCATTTTATTACTCAATTAAGTAAAGATGAGTTAAACGATAGTTTTTTTTATGAAAGATTTATGAACCCCAATCCAGATCAGGAAATCGTAAAAGTTTATCATAAAAATTGGAATGCGGACAACTTCGGACCCGTGACAATTCCTCCGGGAAAAGTTTTTTTTCTTGGTGATAATCGAAATGCAAGTCTGGATTCAAGATATATAGGATTTGTTGATGAAAATGAAATTACAGGAAGAATAATTTATCCTAAAAATTAA